From Prionailurus viverrinus isolate Anna unplaced genomic scaffold, UM_Priviv_1.0 scaffold_39, whole genome shotgun sequence, one genomic window encodes:
- the GBX2 gene encoding homeobox protein GBX-2 isoform X1, with amino-acid sequence MSAAFPPSLMMMQRPLGSSTAFSIDSLIGSPPQPSPGHFVYTGYPMFMPYRPVVLPPPPPPPPALPQAALQPALPPAHPHHQIPSLPTGFCSSLAQGMALTSTLMATLPGGFSASPQHQEAAAARKFAPQPLPGGGNFDKAEALQADTEDGKAFLAKEGSLLAFSAAEAVQASLVGAVRGQGKDESKVEDDPKGKEESFSLESDLDYSSDDNLTGQAAHKEEDPGHGLEEAPPSGGAAGSTTSTGKNRRRRTAFTSEQLLELEKEFHCKKYLSLTERSQIAHALKLSEVQVKIWFQNRRAKWKRVKAGNANSKTGEPSRNPKIVVPIPVHVSRFAIRSQHQQLEQARP; translated from the exons ATGAGCGCAGCGTTCCCGCCGTCGCTGATGATGATGCAGCGCCCGCTGGGGAGTAGTACCGCCTTCAGCATAGACTCGCTGATCGGCAGCCCGCCGCAGCCCAGCCCCGGCCATTTCGTCTACACCGGCTACCCCATGTTTATGCCCTACCGGCCGGTggtgctgccgccgccgccgccgccgcctcccgcgcTGCCCCAGGCCGCGCTGCAGCCCGCGCTGCCGCCCGCGCACCCTCACCACCAGATCCCCAGCCTGCCCACCGGCTTCTGCTCCAGCTTGGCGCAGGGCATGGCGCTCACCTCCACGCTCATGGCTACGCTGCCCGGAGGCTTCTCCGCGTCTCCCCAGCACCAGGAGGCGGCGGCCGCCCGCAAGTTCGCGCCGCAGCCGCTGCCGGGTGGCGGCAACTTCGACAAGGCTGAGGCGCTGCAAGCCGACACTGAGGACGGCAAAGCCTTCCTGGCCAAGGAGGGCTCGTTGCTCGCCTTCTCCGCGGCCGAGGCGGTGCAGGCGTCGCTCG TCGGGGCTGTCAGAGGGCAAGGGAAAGACGAGTCAAAGGTGGAAGACGACCCGAAGGGCAAGGAGGAGAGTTTCTCGCTGGAGAGCGATCTGGACTACAGCTCGGATGACAATCTGACCGGCCAGGCGGCTCACAAGGAGGAAGACCCCGGCCACGGGCTGGAGGAGGCCCCGCCGAGCGGCGGCGCCGCGGGCAGCACCACGTCCACGGGCAAGAACCGGCGGCGGCGGACTGCCTTCACCAGTGAGCAGCTGCTGGAGTTGGAGAAGGAGTTCCACTGCAAAAAGTACCTGTCGCTGACCGAGCGCTCGCAGATCGCCCACGCCCTCAAACTCAGCGAGGTGCAAGTGAAAATCTGGTTCCAGAACCGCCGGGCCAAGTGGAAACGGGTGAAGGCTGGCAACGCCAATTCCAAGACAGGGGAGCCCTCCAGGAACCCCAAGATCGTCGTCCCCATCCCCGTCCACGTCAGCAGGTTCGCGATCAGAAGTCAGCATCAGCAGCTGGAGCAGGCCCGACCCTGA
- the GBX2 gene encoding homeobox protein GBX-2 isoform X2, with amino-acid sequence MSAAFPPSLMMMQRPLGSSTAFSIDSLIGSPPQPSPGHFVYTGYPMFMPYRPVVLPPPPPPPPALPQAALQPALPPAHPHHQIPSLPTGFCSSLAQGMALTSTLMATLPGGFSASPQHQEAAAARKFAPQPLPGGGNFDKAEALQADTEDGKAFLAKEGSLLAFSAAEAVQASLGESAARAAGARGREGGRGRARSGRGCQRARERRVKGGRRPEGQGGEFLAGERSGLQLG; translated from the exons ATGAGCGCAGCGTTCCCGCCGTCGCTGATGATGATGCAGCGCCCGCTGGGGAGTAGTACCGCCTTCAGCATAGACTCGCTGATCGGCAGCCCGCCGCAGCCCAGCCCCGGCCATTTCGTCTACACCGGCTACCCCATGTTTATGCCCTACCGGCCGGTggtgctgccgccgccgccgccgccgcctcccgcgcTGCCCCAGGCCGCGCTGCAGCCCGCGCTGCCGCCCGCGCACCCTCACCACCAGATCCCCAGCCTGCCCACCGGCTTCTGCTCCAGCTTGGCGCAGGGCATGGCGCTCACCTCCACGCTCATGGCTACGCTGCCCGGAGGCTTCTCCGCGTCTCCCCAGCACCAGGAGGCGGCGGCCGCCCGCAAGTTCGCGCCGCAGCCGCTGCCGGGTGGCGGCAACTTCGACAAGGCTGAGGCGCTGCAAGCCGACACTGAGGACGGCAAAGCCTTCCTGGCCAAGGAGGGCTCGTTGCTCGCCTTCTCCGCGGCCGAGGCGGTGCAGGCGTCGCTCGGTGAGTCGGCGGCGCGCGCGgccggggcgcgggggcgggagggggggcgggggcgagcCCGCTCCGG TCGGGGCTGTCAGAGGGCAAGGGAAAGACGAGTCAAAGGTGGAAGACGACCCGAAGGGCAAGGAGGAGAGTTTCTCGCTGGAGAGCGATCTGGACTACAGCTCGGATGA